A window of Halomonas sp. H10-9-1 contains these coding sequences:
- a CDS encoding IS1182 family transposase: MSRFIPVDRQTDYLLPPSVDEWLPDGHLARFVVDVVEQLDLSALTRRYAGRGHKAHHPAVLLSLLVYGYATGVVSSRKIERATYDSVAFRYLAANTHPDHDTLATFRRRFLPELEQLFVQVLLLAREMKLLKLGTIALDGTKLKANASKHKALSYGHAKKLEAQFRAEVKALTQRAESADKEDAADGMDIPAEIARREARLAAIAEAKAKIEARAEERDATEQAAYQEKVARRDAQRKAGKKPRGRDPEPPTGGPRDKDQINFTDPQSRIMPVTGKGFDQCYNAQAAVDTESLLVTHVHVTQATNDKQQVMPLLTAWQGYPETLGKPDHLLGDTGYFSTANIQACHDHGIEPLLAMRRDVHHLPVFERFAADPPAPESEDPVEHMAYRLKTQAGRALYALRKHTVEPVFGIIKHVMGFRQFSLRGLDKVSGEWRLATLAWNIKRMHRLAAG, translated from the coding sequence CTCTCGGCATTAACGCGGCGCTACGCCGGCCGCGGGCACAAGGCGCATCACCCGGCGGTACTGCTGAGCCTGCTGGTCTACGGCTACGCCACCGGGGTGGTCTCCAGCCGCAAGATCGAGCGCGCCACCTATGACTCGGTGGCGTTCCGTTACCTGGCCGCCAATACCCATCCCGACCATGACACGCTGGCCACCTTTCGCCGCCGCTTTCTGCCGGAACTGGAACAGTTGTTCGTGCAGGTGCTGTTGCTGGCCCGCGAGATGAAGCTGCTCAAGCTCGGCACCATCGCCCTGGACGGCACCAAGCTCAAGGCCAACGCCAGCAAGCACAAGGCGCTATCGTATGGCCACGCCAAGAAGCTGGAGGCGCAGTTCAGGGCTGAGGTGAAAGCGCTGACGCAGCGGGCCGAGTCGGCGGACAAGGAGGATGCGGCCGATGGCATGGATATCCCCGCCGAGATTGCCCGCCGTGAAGCACGCCTGGCGGCCATCGCCGAGGCGAAGGCCAAGATCGAGGCGCGTGCCGAGGAGCGGGACGCCACCGAGCAAGCCGCCTACCAGGAAAAGGTGGCGCGACGAGACGCACAGCGCAAGGCCGGCAAGAAGCCCCGTGGGCGTGATCCCGAACCGCCGACTGGCGGCCCGCGTGACAAGGACCAGATCAACTTCACCGACCCGCAGTCTCGCATCATGCCGGTCACCGGCAAGGGGTTTGATCAGTGCTACAACGCCCAGGCCGCCGTCGATACCGAGAGTCTGCTGGTGACCCATGTCCACGTCACTCAGGCGACCAACGACAAGCAGCAAGTCATGCCGTTACTGACGGCCTGGCAGGGTTACCCGGAGACGCTGGGCAAGCCTGACCACCTGCTGGGTGATACCGGCTACTTCAGTACCGCCAATATCCAGGCCTGCCATGACCATGGTATCGAACCGCTATTGGCGATGAGGCGTGATGTCCATCACCTTCCGGTCTTCGAACGTTTCGCCGCGGACCCGCCCGCACCGGAGAGCGAGGACCCTGTCGAGCACATGGCGTACCGCTTGAAGACGCAGGCGGGCCGAGCGCTCTATGCGCTGCGCAAGCACACGGTGGAGCCGGTCTTCGGGATCATCAAACACGTGATGGGATTCCGGCAGTTCTCGCTACGCGGTCTGGATAAGGTCAGCGGTGAGTGGCGACTGGCCACCCTGGCATGGAATATCAAGCGGATGCATCGCTTGGCAGCAGGCTGA
- a CDS encoding tyrosine-type recombinase/integrase codes for MPEDKRRIEYCDRQHPGFYVEVRRTTPGKGTYYLRHTTDQKKNQHFKLGTTTEISLSQARKKAKTLRAELVMEKTPQTVHKSAKAVPTLKAFVEEQYLDYIKTRKRSWKTDYTHLRSKVIPTFGGKRLDEVTHADVAQFHNRMRNEGRAPATCDRQLMIVRALFAVAMEWELVDSNPAKSVKLFKENNNRERYLDETESKRLLDVLLHDRNRPVCCIVMFLLSTGARVGEALKAKWSDIDLTKQTWRIPVSNAKSKKERIVPLNTSALQVLEEAKRECGGQEWIFVSPKTQAPFKSITLVWHRLRDKAGLPDFRLHDCRHTYASKLVGAGRSLYEVQQILGHSNPKVTERYAHLSQDSLLSAASSANWTYDSDDDHHEEENDDDRADVTGEDSAPITTPIRHAS; via the coding sequence ATACCCGAAGACAAGCGTCGTATTGAATATTGCGACCGCCAGCACCCCGGGTTCTATGTGGAGGTCAGGCGCACCACCCCCGGCAAGGGGACCTACTATCTGCGTCACACCACCGATCAGAAGAAGAACCAGCACTTCAAACTGGGCACCACGACCGAGATTTCCCTGTCTCAAGCCCGGAAGAAGGCAAAGACCTTGCGTGCCGAGCTGGTCATGGAAAAAACGCCTCAGACGGTCCACAAATCGGCCAAGGCCGTGCCGACCCTCAAGGCCTTCGTCGAGGAGCAGTATCTGGACTACATCAAGACCCGCAAGCGGTCCTGGAAGACCGACTATACCCATCTACGCAGCAAGGTGATTCCTACCTTCGGTGGCAAGCGCCTGGATGAGGTTACCCATGCCGACGTGGCGCAGTTCCACAACCGGATGCGTAACGAGGGCAGGGCACCGGCCACCTGTGATCGTCAGCTGATGATCGTTCGGGCTCTATTCGCGGTAGCCATGGAATGGGAGCTGGTCGATAGCAACCCGGCCAAGTCAGTCAAGCTGTTCAAGGAGAACAACAACCGGGAACGCTATCTGGATGAGACCGAGAGCAAGCGGCTACTGGACGTGCTGCTGCACGATAGGAATCGTCCCGTCTGTTGTATCGTGATGTTCCTGCTCAGTACCGGGGCCCGGGTAGGGGAAGCCCTCAAGGCCAAGTGGTCAGATATTGACCTCACCAAGCAGACCTGGCGGATACCGGTCAGCAACGCCAAGAGCAAGAAGGAACGGATCGTGCCGCTGAATACCTCGGCGTTACAGGTCCTGGAGGAAGCCAAGCGGGAATGCGGTGGTCAGGAGTGGATCTTCGTCAGTCCCAAGACCCAGGCACCCTTCAAGTCGATTACGCTGGTCTGGCACCGGCTACGCGACAAGGCTGGGCTACCTGACTTCCGCCTCCATGATTGCCGCCATACCTACGCCTCCAAGTTGGTCGGGGCAGGGCGCTCCCTTTACGAGGTGCAACAGATCCTTGGTCATAGCAATCCCAAGGTCACGGAACGCTACGCTCACTTGTCCCAAGACTCCCTACTGAGTGCCGCGTCGAGTGCCAACTGGACCTATGACAGCGATGATGATCACCATGAGGAGGAGAACGACGACGACCGTGCCGACGTCACTGGGGAAGACAGCGCACCAATAACGACTCCCATACGCCACGCCAGCTGA
- the istB gene encoding IS21-like element helper ATPase IstB: protein MPDAQTLPLLLRQLRLPTMAACWPQLETRARAENWSLPQTLAALCEHELAERERRRLARHLKEARLPVGKTLESFEFDAIAAEQRRQLSALAGDTQWVDQAHNLLLFGPSGVGKSHVAAGLGHTLVDQGYRVRYATASSLVQELQAAKQALRLSDALIKLDKYAVLVIDDIGYVQRSEAETSVLFELIAHRYESASLIITANQPFSAWDSIFPDSMMAVAAIDRLVHHATLMELSGESYRKRAYQRQLQGGKAGSSD, encoded by the coding sequence ATGCCTGATGCCCAGACGCTGCCGCTGCTACTGCGACAGCTCCGCCTGCCCACCATGGCCGCCTGCTGGCCCCAGCTGGAAACCCGCGCCCGAGCCGAAAACTGGAGCCTGCCACAAACACTGGCCGCCCTATGCGAGCACGAGCTGGCCGAGCGTGAGCGACGCCGGCTGGCCCGGCACCTCAAGGAGGCCCGGCTGCCGGTGGGCAAGACGCTGGAGTCCTTCGAGTTCGACGCCATCGCGGCCGAGCAGCGCCGGCAACTGAGCGCCTTGGCCGGCGACACGCAGTGGGTCGACCAGGCTCACAACCTGCTGCTGTTTGGGCCCTCCGGCGTCGGCAAGAGCCACGTGGCGGCCGGGCTCGGGCATACGCTGGTCGACCAGGGTTACCGGGTGCGCTACGCCACCGCCTCAAGCCTGGTCCAGGAGCTCCAGGCTGCCAAGCAGGCACTGCGCCTGAGCGACGCCCTGATCAAGCTCGACAAGTACGCCGTGCTGGTGATCGACGATATCGGCTACGTCCAACGCAGCGAGGCCGAGACGTCAGTGCTGTTCGAGCTGATCGCCCATCGCTACGAGTCGGCCAGCCTGATCATCACCGCCAACCAGCCGTTCAGCGCCTGGGACAGTATCTTCCCCGACAGCATGATGGCAGTGGCTGCCATCGACCGGTTGGTGCACCACGCCACGCTGATGGAGCTGAGCGGGGAGAGCTACCGTAAGCGTGCTTATCAACGACAATTACAAGGAGGAAAAGCTGGGTCGTCGGACTGA
- the istA gene encoding IS21 family transposase, whose translation MAVTSQQVTLYMSQRQQGQTQEVAAAKAGLSVRTARRLERRAESSEPPASRHWRTRPDPFADVWETTLVPQLAAAPGLQALTLLEWLQEQHPGQYPDSLLRTLQRRVKGWRAAHGPEKEVMFPQTHGPGLRGLSDFTELKGIVITVAGELLDHRLYHFRLAYSGWCYVRVVLGGESYPALAEGLTRALERLGGVPAEHRTDSLSAAFRNLGREAEADLTERYAALCAHYGMTATRNNPGRGHENASIESPHGHFKRRLQQRLALRGSQDFASIDDYQAFLDEVAAAINRRNAARITVERGALQPLPSRPGTDYSEVTVRVTTSSTIQVRKVLYSVPSRLIGENLRVHLYDDRLVLHHAQQALLTLRRLHATPESGRLRVIDYRHVIGWLVRKPRALAGLTFRDDLLPSAEWRELYARLTAALPVAEACKRIVGALALAAEQDQAEAIASYWLGALARGKSPTLAELQARFAATPSATLVFPQVTQHDIASYNHLVPSVPTTEVGCHA comes from the coding sequence ATGGCGGTCACCAGCCAACAGGTCACGCTCTATATGTCGCAACGTCAACAAGGCCAGACCCAGGAGGTCGCCGCCGCCAAGGCCGGCCTCTCCGTCAGAACCGCTCGCCGCCTCGAACGCCGGGCCGAGTCCTCCGAGCCGCCGGCATCACGGCACTGGCGAACCCGGCCCGACCCCTTCGCCGATGTGTGGGAGACCACGCTCGTCCCCCAGCTGGCCGCCGCCCCGGGCTTGCAGGCACTGACCCTGCTGGAGTGGTTGCAGGAGCAGCACCCCGGCCAGTACCCGGACAGCCTGCTGCGAACCCTGCAGCGCCGGGTCAAGGGCTGGCGAGCCGCGCACGGCCCGGAGAAAGAGGTAATGTTCCCGCAAACCCATGGCCCCGGGCTGCGCGGCCTCTCCGACTTCACCGAGCTCAAGGGGATTGTCATTACCGTGGCAGGGGAGCTGCTTGATCACCGGCTCTACCACTTCCGCCTGGCCTACAGCGGCTGGTGTTATGTCCGGGTGGTGCTCGGTGGCGAGAGCTACCCCGCGCTGGCTGAAGGCCTGACCCGTGCGCTGGAGCGGCTTGGCGGTGTCCCCGCGGAGCACCGCACCGACAGCTTGTCGGCGGCCTTCCGCAACCTCGGCCGGGAGGCGGAAGCCGACCTCACCGAGCGTTATGCTGCCCTGTGCGCTCACTACGGCATGACGGCCACCCGTAATAACCCAGGGCGCGGCCATGAAAACGCCAGCATCGAGTCGCCGCATGGTCACTTCAAGCGGCGCCTGCAGCAGCGCCTGGCGCTGCGTGGCTCCCAGGACTTCGCCAGCATCGATGACTATCAGGCGTTCCTCGATGAGGTGGCCGCCGCGATCAACCGCCGCAACGCGGCCCGCATCACCGTCGAGCGTGGCGCGCTGCAGCCACTGCCCAGCCGGCCCGGTACCGACTACAGCGAGGTGACGGTGCGCGTCACTACCTCCAGCACCATCCAGGTGCGCAAGGTGCTCTACTCGGTGCCGTCCCGGCTGATCGGCGAGAACCTGCGGGTGCACCTTTACGATGATCGCTTGGTGCTGCATCACGCACAGCAAGCATTGCTGACGCTGAGGCGGCTGCATGCCACGCCGGAAAGCGGCCGGTTGCGGGTCATCGATTACCGCCATGTGATCGGCTGGCTGGTCCGCAAGCCCCGGGCGCTGGCGGGGCTGACGTTCCGCGACGACCTGTTGCCGAGTGCGGAGTGGCGCGAGCTGTACGCCCGGCTGACCGCCGCCTTGCCGGTCGCCGAGGCCTGCAAGCGCATCGTTGGCGCTCTGGCGTTGGCCGCCGAGCAGGACCAGGCCGAGGCGATCGCCAGTTACTGGCTGGGCGCCCTGGCGCGCGGGAAGAGCCCGACGCTGGCCGAGCTCCAGGCCCGCTTCGCCGCCACGCCGAGCGCCACGCTGGTTTTCCCCCAGGTGACTCAGCATGACATCGCCAGCTACAACCATCTGGTGCCCAGCGTGCCGACCACAGAGGTGGGCTGCCATGCCTGA